Proteins co-encoded in one Longimicrobium sp. genomic window:
- the rplK gene encoding 50S ribosomal protein L11: MAKKVTGFIKLQVPAGAANPAPPVGPALGQHGVNIMEFCKQFNARTQGQPGMIIPVEITVYADRSFTFITKTPPAAVLLKKAAGLDKGSASSKKTKVGRVTKDQVRQIAETKMPDLNAADIDGAMRMIAGTARSMGLEVVD; the protein is encoded by the coding sequence ATGGCGAAGAAGGTTACCGGATTCATCAAGCTCCAGGTTCCGGCCGGGGCGGCCAACCCGGCGCCCCCCGTGGGCCCCGCGCTGGGCCAGCACGGCGTGAACATCATGGAGTTCTGCAAGCAGTTCAACGCGCGGACGCAGGGCCAGCCGGGGATGATCATCCCCGTGGAGATCACGGTCTACGCCGACCGCTCGTTCACGTTCATCACCAAGACGCCGCCGGCGGCCGTGCTGCTGAAGAAGGCGGCGGGGCTGGACAAGGGCTCGGCGTCGTCCAAGAAGACCAAGGTCGGCCGCGTCACGAAGGACCAGGTCCGGCAGATCGCCGAGACCAAGATGCCCGACCTGAACGCCGCCGACATCGACGGCGCCATGCGCATGATCGCGGGCACTGCCCGCTCGATGGGGCTCGAAGTCGTCGACTGA
- the rplL gene encoding 50S ribosomal protein L7/L12 — MATLTRDELLDAIGNMTVLELAEFVKAFEDKFGVTAAAPMAMAAAPAAGGPAAPAAEEQTEFTVVLQGAGDKKIQVIKVVREITGLGLKEAKDLVDGAPKPVKEGVSKDEANQIKAKLEEQGAAVELK, encoded by the coding sequence ATGGCTACGCTTACCCGTGACGAGCTGCTCGACGCGATCGGCAACATGACCGTCCTGGAGCTCGCCGAGTTCGTGAAGGCGTTCGAGGACAAGTTCGGCGTGACCGCCGCGGCCCCCATGGCCATGGCCGCCGCCCCCGCCGCGGGCGGCCCCGCCGCCCCGGCCGCCGAGGAGCAGACGGAGTTCACCGTCGTGCTTCAGGGTGCCGGCGACAAGAAGATCCAGGTCATCAAGGTGGTCCGCGAGATCACCGGCCTGGGGCTGAAGGAGGCCAAGGACCTGGTCGACGGCGCGCCCAAGCCCGTGAAGGAGGGCGTTTCGAAGGACGAGGCCAATCAGATCAAGGCCAAGCTCGAGGAGCAGGGCGCTGCGGTCGAGCTGAAGTAG
- the rplJ gene encoding 50S ribosomal protein L10, translated as MKRSEKDEFIGELQQKLEGASAFYLTDFTGLSVKQMTQFRARLRKQGVEYVVVKNTLAQRALQGLDVPDVAAFFTGPTGLVIGRHDAVAAAKAVTDFAREFGDRPAVKVGVVERREVNADQVKKLAELPPREVLLAQIAGGLQAPMSRLVGGMSQILAGFARAVDALRQQKEGAGA; from the coding sequence ATGAAGAGGAGCGAGAAGGACGAGTTCATCGGCGAGCTCCAGCAGAAGCTGGAGGGCGCCAGCGCCTTCTACCTGACGGACTTCACGGGGCTGAGCGTCAAGCAGATGACGCAGTTCCGCGCCCGCCTGCGCAAGCAGGGGGTGGAGTACGTCGTGGTGAAGAACACGCTGGCCCAGCGGGCCCTGCAGGGACTCGACGTGCCCGACGTGGCGGCGTTCTTCACCGGCCCCACCGGGCTGGTGATCGGGCGCCACGACGCGGTGGCCGCCGCCAAGGCGGTGACCGACTTCGCCCGCGAGTTCGGCGACAGGCCGGCCGTGAAGGTGGGGGTGGTGGAGCGCCGCGAGGTGAACGCCGACCAGGTGAAGAAGCTGGCCGAGCTTCCTCCCCGCGAGGTCCTGCTGGCGCAGATCGCCGGCGGGCTGCAGGCGCCCATGTCGCGCCTGGTGGGCGGGATGAGCCAGATCCTGGCGGGATTCGCCCGCGCGGTCGACGCGCTGCGGCAGCAGAAGGAGGGCGCCGGCGCCTGA
- a CDS encoding DNA-directed RNA polymerase subunit beta, protein MDHPNLLDVQLRAFETLLQTDAAAREREDVGLERVFNEIFPISDVNGNFSLEYVRYALGEPKYDMEECMERDMTYAAPLKATLRLVVWEDIGDERRPKDIIEKEVYLGDLPVLTPLGTFIINGAERVIVSQLHRSPGVVFEETTHPNGSKLFSARIIPFRGSWVEFTIDIHDVVAVHIDKKKKFPATALLRTVGYSRDADILSVFFNRDTVALASLAGEGTREGRRGEVFHGFLAADVPDPAVLGPEGPRLYRDVVVPGTGEVFERGSRLTPAAYRALTEGGVYSLPVIASALLARAGDEVNAEVIGRLQRAGIESVQLFRTQGQTGTSLRATLAKDPTRGTLDSLFAIHNLVRPGTAPAPDVWTEDEYFEGGDTIMHVADFLRAWSERDSAPSDPSSREAQRSAEERMLRYAQERGIRYVWENFREERAEKTARPSRVLVYELNRVVQVYSQVWRLLFQPRATLVVSGDLADGGSATARSDYSEYLEETLNKRYDLGRVGRYKINQRLSDAFRSLDFAVPPAGMTALTAQDVLAILYNLVELHEGRGYTDDIDHLGNRRVRSVGELIANQFSVGLSRMARLVRERMSIVSDPDKINIDDLVNARTVSAVIQQFFGSSQLSQFMDQTNPLAEMTHKRRLSALGPGGLTRERAGFEVRDVHYSHYGRMCPIETPEGPNIGLINSLTTYSRINDLGFIETPYRKVVRAVVQYPATVKLDDAVRLVLGERSKVFAKKGEEVDAARGREVFRAMIVGAELAEDVLDWTPLFPRMLAGEIPQPEWDAAFVTLTVLARRGERVTEELADRIAAQPVNLVRVVSRRAGAAARGVAPEAIRNPASLPVRVFAPKSAAVLAVPGTVLTPEVVDAIHARQMEGLAPADFGDTPDEVALDFVTGVAALSPEGDVGRIPVGTKAPVIHVTPVVTRITAWLSANEEENARIAQANAPLGPDFTFTNEFILCRERGDFPLLRPDEIDFMDVAPDQLVSIAAALIPFLEHDDANRALMGSNMQRQAVPLLFPDAPLVGTGLEHVIAVDSGAVVVARRGGVVKEVTADHIVVDAGGEGLTGDEPLRRLAQFDRYRMKKYWRTNQDTALNQRPLVFPGQQVKKGDVLADGASTDGGELALGRNLLVAFMPWYGNNFEDAIILSDRLVRDDVYTSIHIQELELQVRDTKRGMEEITREIPNVAEESLVDLDERGVVRIGARVKAGDILVGKITPKGETELSPEEKLLTAIFGEKAKDVKDSSLKVPPGVEGTVIDVKIFSRRIDDPILEKERGQKIGELRTFERNEIQRIGEARDEEVKELIRGKEAALFLKKGTVEPYFNEGTVLSDEVVDALDLGEVDLTTLKVTDRATNEQLRRLIDESKRRIERVRQKTENQIDKVFQPDELPPGVVQLVKVYLAEKRKISVGDKMAGRHGNKGIIARIVPAEDMPVMPDGTPVDVCLNPLGVPSRMNVGQILETHLGWASRVLGFESKTPVFQGASEDEIGVLIRLAGVVWAGRALGVTAQPPTFTVDDVRAIAHAAHALEEGSEPEPRPEIGIGRPVDRLLVGDRVPAEVREKLAPLPAYLVAAAREVAAMKEADFETLYPAAAALAAAGGKPKAGDTLVNAALEEHMAAAGLTPGGKVWMRDGRSGNTFESPVTIGAIYMLKLSHLVDDKIHARSIGPYSLVTQQPLAGKAQFGGQRFGEMEVWALEAYGAAHTLQEILTVKSDDVNGRSRVYEAIVKGENLPEPGLPESFNVLVKELQALGISVTLGS, encoded by the coding sequence ATGGATCATCCCAACCTGCTCGACGTTCAGCTTCGTGCATTCGAGACGCTGCTTCAGACCGACGCGGCCGCGCGCGAGCGCGAGGACGTCGGGCTGGAGCGCGTGTTCAACGAGATCTTCCCCATCTCCGACGTCAACGGGAACTTCTCCCTGGAGTACGTCCGCTACGCCTTGGGCGAGCCGAAGTACGACATGGAGGAGTGCATGGAGCGCGACATGACGTACGCGGCTCCGCTGAAGGCGACGCTCCGGCTGGTGGTGTGGGAGGACATCGGGGACGAGCGCCGTCCGAAGGACATCATCGAAAAGGAAGTGTACCTGGGGGACCTGCCGGTGCTGACCCCCCTGGGCACGTTCATCATCAACGGCGCGGAGCGCGTGATCGTATCGCAGCTCCACCGCTCGCCCGGCGTGGTGTTCGAGGAGACCACGCACCCCAACGGGTCGAAGCTGTTCAGCGCCCGGATCATTCCGTTCCGCGGCTCGTGGGTCGAGTTCACCATCGACATCCACGACGTGGTCGCGGTGCACATCGATAAGAAGAAGAAGTTCCCCGCCACGGCGCTGCTGCGCACGGTGGGGTACTCGCGCGACGCCGACATCCTTTCGGTGTTCTTCAACCGCGACACGGTGGCGCTGGCGTCGCTGGCGGGCGAGGGCACGCGCGAGGGGCGCCGCGGCGAGGTGTTCCACGGCTTCCTGGCGGCCGACGTTCCCGACCCGGCGGTGCTGGGCCCCGAGGGGCCGCGGCTGTACCGCGACGTGGTGGTTCCCGGCACCGGCGAGGTGTTCGAGCGCGGCTCGCGCCTGACGCCGGCCGCGTACCGCGCGCTCACCGAGGGCGGCGTGTACTCGCTGCCGGTGATCGCGTCGGCCCTGCTCGCCCGCGCGGGCGACGAGGTGAACGCCGAGGTCATCGGCCGCCTGCAGCGCGCCGGCATCGAGTCGGTCCAGCTCTTCCGCACGCAGGGGCAGACGGGCACGTCGCTGCGCGCCACGCTGGCCAAGGACCCCACGCGCGGCACGCTGGACTCGCTCTTCGCCATCCACAACCTGGTGCGCCCGGGCACGGCCCCGGCCCCCGACGTGTGGACCGAGGACGAGTACTTCGAGGGCGGCGACACCATCATGCACGTGGCCGACTTCCTGCGCGCCTGGAGCGAGCGCGACTCGGCCCCCAGCGACCCCAGCTCGCGCGAGGCGCAGCGGAGCGCCGAGGAGCGCATGCTGCGTTACGCGCAGGAGCGCGGGATCCGCTACGTGTGGGAGAACTTCCGCGAGGAGCGGGCGGAGAAGACCGCGCGCCCGTCGCGCGTGCTGGTGTACGAGCTGAACCGCGTGGTGCAGGTCTACTCGCAGGTGTGGCGCCTCCTCTTCCAGCCCCGCGCGACCCTCGTCGTGAGCGGCGACCTGGCCGACGGCGGGAGCGCCACGGCGCGCAGCGACTACAGCGAGTACCTGGAGGAAACGCTCAACAAGCGCTACGACCTGGGGCGCGTGGGCCGCTACAAGATCAACCAGCGGCTTTCCGACGCCTTCCGCTCGCTGGACTTCGCCGTGCCCCCCGCGGGGATGACGGCGCTGACCGCGCAGGACGTGCTGGCCATCCTGTACAACCTGGTGGAGCTGCACGAGGGGCGCGGCTACACCGACGACATCGACCACCTGGGGAACCGCCGGGTGCGCTCGGTGGGCGAGCTGATCGCCAACCAGTTCTCGGTGGGGCTCAGCCGCATGGCGCGGCTGGTGCGCGAGCGCATGTCGATCGTGTCGGACCCCGACAAGATCAACATCGACGACCTGGTGAACGCGCGGACGGTGTCGGCGGTGATCCAGCAGTTCTTCGGGTCTTCGCAGCTGTCCCAGTTCATGGACCAGACCAACCCCCTGGCCGAGATGACGCACAAGCGGCGTCTCTCCGCGCTGGGGCCGGGCGGCCTGACCCGCGAGCGCGCCGGCTTTGAAGTGCGCGACGTGCACTACTCGCACTACGGGCGCATGTGCCCGATCGAGACGCCGGAAGGGCCCAACATCGGCCTGATCAACTCGCTGACCACGTACTCGCGGATCAACGACCTGGGCTTCATCGAGACGCCGTACCGCAAGGTGGTGCGCGCGGTGGTGCAGTACCCGGCCACGGTGAAGCTGGACGACGCGGTGCGCCTGGTGCTGGGCGAGCGCTCGAAGGTGTTCGCCAAGAAGGGCGAGGAGGTCGACGCCGCCCGCGGCCGTGAGGTGTTCCGCGCCATGATCGTGGGGGCGGAGCTGGCCGAGGACGTGCTGGACTGGACTCCGCTCTTCCCGCGCATGCTGGCGGGCGAGATCCCGCAGCCCGAGTGGGACGCGGCCTTCGTCACGCTGACGGTGCTGGCCCGCCGCGGCGAGCGGGTGACCGAGGAGCTGGCCGACCGCATCGCGGCGCAGCCGGTGAACCTGGTGCGCGTCGTTTCCCGCCGCGCGGGCGCGGCGGCGCGCGGCGTGGCTCCCGAGGCCATCCGCAACCCGGCCTCGCTCCCGGTGCGCGTGTTCGCGCCCAAGTCGGCCGCGGTGCTGGCGGTGCCGGGAACGGTGCTGACGCCCGAGGTGGTGGACGCGATCCACGCCCGGCAGATGGAGGGGCTGGCCCCCGCCGACTTCGGCGACACGCCCGACGAGGTGGCGCTGGACTTCGTGACCGGCGTGGCCGCGCTTTCGCCCGAGGGCGACGTGGGCCGCATCCCGGTGGGCACGAAGGCGCCGGTGATCCACGTGACCCCGGTGGTCACGCGGATCACGGCGTGGCTCAGCGCCAACGAGGAGGAGAACGCGCGCATCGCCCAGGCCAACGCGCCGCTGGGCCCCGACTTCACCTTCACCAACGAGTTCATCCTCTGCCGCGAGCGGGGCGACTTCCCGCTGCTGCGCCCGGACGAGATCGACTTCATGGACGTGGCGCCGGACCAGCTGGTCTCGATCGCCGCGGCGCTGATCCCGTTCCTTGAGCACGACGACGCCAACCGCGCCCTCATGGGCTCGAACATGCAGCGCCAGGCGGTGCCGCTTCTCTTCCCCGACGCTCCGCTGGTGGGCACCGGGCTGGAGCACGTCATCGCCGTCGACTCGGGCGCCGTGGTCGTGGCCCGGCGCGGCGGCGTGGTGAAGGAGGTCACGGCCGACCACATCGTGGTGGACGCCGGTGGCGAGGGGCTCACGGGTGACGAGCCGCTGCGGCGCCTGGCGCAGTTCGACCGCTACCGGATGAAGAAGTACTGGCGCACCAACCAGGACACCGCGCTGAACCAGCGCCCCCTGGTGTTCCCCGGGCAGCAGGTGAAGAAGGGCGACGTGCTGGCCGACGGCGCCAGTACCGACGGGGGCGAGCTGGCGCTGGGGCGGAACCTGCTGGTGGCGTTCATGCCCTGGTACGGCAACAACTTCGAGGACGCCATCATCCTCAGCGACCGGCTGGTGCGCGACGACGTGTACACGTCGATCCACATCCAGGAGCTGGAGCTGCAGGTTCGCGACACCAAGCGCGGGATGGAGGAGATCACGCGCGAGATCCCGAACGTCGCGGAAGAGTCGCTGGTCGACCTGGACGAGCGCGGCGTGGTGCGCATCGGCGCGCGGGTGAAGGCGGGCGACATCCTGGTCGGCAAGATCACCCCGAAGGGCGAGACGGAGCTGTCTCCCGAGGAGAAGCTGCTGACCGCCATCTTCGGCGAGAAGGCCAAGGATGTGAAGGACAGCTCGCTGAAGGTGCCGCCCGGCGTGGAGGGCACCGTGATCGACGTGAAGATCTTCTCGCGCCGAATCGACGACCCGATCCTCGAGAAGGAGCGCGGCCAGAAGATCGGCGAGCTGCGCACCTTCGAGCGCAACGAGATCCAGCGCATCGGCGAGGCGCGCGACGAAGAGGTGAAGGAGCTGATCCGCGGCAAGGAGGCCGCCCTCTTCCTGAAGAAGGGGACGGTGGAGCCCTACTTCAACGAGGGCACCGTGCTGTCGGACGAGGTGGTGGACGCGCTGGACCTGGGCGAGGTGGACCTCACCACGCTGAAGGTGACCGACCGCGCCACCAACGAGCAGCTCCGCCGCCTGATCGACGAAAGCAAGCGCCGCATCGAGCGGGTGCGCCAGAAGACCGAGAACCAGATCGACAAGGTCTTCCAGCCCGACGAGCTGCCCCCGGGCGTCGTCCAGCTGGTGAAGGTGTACCTGGCCGAGAAGCGGAAGATCTCGGTGGGTGACAAGATGGCCGGGCGCCACGGGAACAAGGGCATCATCGCCCGCATCGTTCCCGCCGAGGACATGCCGGTGATGCCCGACGGCACCCCGGTGGACGTGTGCCTGAACCCGCTGGGCGTGCCCAGCCGCATGAACGTGGGGCAGATCCTGGAGACGCACCTGGGGTGGGCCTCGCGGGTGCTGGGCTTCGAGAGCAAGACCCCCGTGTTCCAGGGGGCGTCGGAAGACGAGATCGGCGTGCTGATCCGCCTGGCCGGCGTGGTTTGGGCCGGGCGCGCGCTGGGGGTGACGGCGCAGCCGCCCACCTTCACCGTGGACGACGTGCGCGCGATCGCGCACGCCGCGCACGCGCTGGAGGAGGGAAGCGAGCCCGAGCCGCGGCCGGAGATCGGCATCGGCCGGCCGGTGGACCGCCTGCTGGTGGGCGACCGCGTGCCCGCCGAGGTGCGCGAGAAGCTGGCCCCGCTGCCGGCCTATCTCGTGGCCGCGGCGCGCGAGGTGGCGGCCATGAAGGAGGCCGACTTCGAGACGCTGTATCCCGCGGCGGCCGCGCTGGCGGCGGCGGGCGGGAAGCCGAAGGCCGGCGACACGCTGGTGAACGCGGCGCTCGAGGAGCACATGGCCGCGGCCGGGCTGACCCCCGGCGGCAAGGTGTGGATGCGCGACGGGCGCAGCGGAAACACCTTCGAGAGCCCGGTGACCATCGGCGCCATCTACATGCTGAAGCTCAGCCACCTGGTGGACGACAAGATCCACGCGCGCTCCATCGGCCCGTACTCGCTGGTTACCCAGCAGCCGCTGGCCGGCAAGGCGCAGTTCGGCGGGCAGCGCTTCGGCGAGATGGAGGTGTGGGCGCTGGAGGCGTATGGCGCCGCGCACACGCTGCAGGAGATCCTGACCGTGAAGAGCGACGACGTGAACGGCCGCTCGCGCGTGTACGAGGCCATCGTGAAGGGCGAGAACCTTCCGGAGCCCGGCCTTCCCGAGAGCTTCAACGTGCTCGTGAAGGAGCTTCAGGCGCTGGGGATTTCAGTGACGCTCGGAAGCTGA
- the rplA gene encoding 50S ribosomal protein L1, giving the protein MPKHGKKFRDAQARVPQGSAFSPTEAVGLVKELSYAKFDETVEAAVRLGVDPRHADQIVRGAVVLPHGTGKTARVLVIAQGDKAREAEEAGADFVGTEYVQRIKDGWLDFDVVVATPDMMGQVGQLGRILGPRGLMPTPKAGTVTPDVTRAVREIKAGKIEFRVDRTGNVHVPIGKVSFDPGKLEENLTAFMDTVIRAKPAAAKGTYVRAVTVSSTMGPGVPVDANLFRRS; this is encoded by the coding sequence ATGCCCAAGCACGGAAAGAAATTCCGCGACGCACAGGCGCGTGTGCCCCAGGGGTCTGCCTTCTCCCCCACCGAGGCGGTGGGGCTGGTGAAGGAGCTCAGCTACGCCAAGTTCGACGAGACCGTGGAAGCGGCCGTCCGGCTCGGCGTGGACCCCCGGCACGCGGACCAGATCGTCCGCGGAGCGGTAGTCCTTCCCCACGGTACGGGGAAGACCGCGCGCGTGCTCGTGATCGCCCAGGGCGACAAGGCGCGCGAGGCGGAGGAAGCCGGGGCCGACTTCGTCGGCACCGAGTACGTCCAGCGCATCAAGGACGGGTGGCTGGACTTCGACGTGGTGGTGGCCACCCCCGACATGATGGGCCAGGTGGGACAGCTGGGGCGCATCCTGGGGCCCCGCGGCCTGATGCCCACGCCCAAGGCCGGCACGGTCACCCCGGACGTGACCCGCGCGGTGCGCGAGATCAAGGCCGGCAAGATCGAGTTCCGCGTGGACCGCACGGGGAACGTGCACGTGCCGATCGGGAAGGTCTCGTTCGATCCCGGGAAGCTGGAGGAGAACCTCACCGCGTTCATGGACACGGTGATCCGCGCCAAGCCCGCCGCCGCCAAGGGGACCTACGTCCGCGCGGTGACGGTGAGCAGCACCATGGGGCCGGGCGTGCCCGTCGACGCCAACCTGTTCCGCAGGAGCTAG